A window from Primulina huaijiensis isolate GDHJ02 chromosome 13, ASM1229523v2, whole genome shotgun sequence encodes these proteins:
- the LOC140956248 gene encoding pentatricopeptide repeat-containing protein At5g48730, chloroplastic has translation MSTTHRTMASLSGATTPLSLHCYTEMPSRPGPQDRTKKLKERESREETNRKIASQKSISIILRREATKEVIEKKGGSRKLLPRTVLEALHERITALRWESALKVFDLLREQLWYRPNSGIYIKLIVMLGKCKQPEKAHTLFQAMINEGCFMDREAFTALLSAYSRSGLFEKAFYILNQMKNTRGCSPDVFTYSILIKSCLQVYDFCKVKSLLSDMEIEGIRPNTITYNTLIDAYGKSKKFAEMESLFTQMLRQQECEPDVWTMNSTLRAFGGSGQIEMMEKCYEKFQSAGIEPNIKTFNILLDSYGKTGNYDKMGAVMEYMQRYHFSWTLVTYNIVIDAFGKAGDIKQMEFLFRLMQSERIKPNRVTLCSLVRAYGLTGNAEKIAAILRYVENSDVTLDTVFFNCLVDAYGMMGCLAEMKGVLEMMRRRGCIPDKITYRTMIKAYSIGGMSTYAKKLQSELALL, from the exons ATGAGCACCACACATCGGACCATGGCGTCCCTCAGCGGAGCCACCACTCCATTATCTTTGCACTGTTATACCGAAATGCCGAGCAGACCCGGACCACAAGACCGCACGAAGAAGCTGAAGGAGAGAGAATCGCGAGAGGAAACCAACAGAAAGATAGCTTCCCAAAAGAGCATTTCAATCATTCTGAGGAGGGAGGCCACAAAAGAAGTCATCGAAAAGAAGGGAGGTTCCAGGAAACTATTGCCCAGAACTGTTCTGGAAGCCCTTCACGAGCGCATCACCGCTTTACGCTGGGAGTCGGCTCTTAAG GTTTTTGATCTCCTTCGAGAGCAACTATGGTACAGGCCCAATTCTGGTATATACATAAAGCTGATTGTTATGCTTGGCAAATGCAAGCAACCCGAGAAAGCTCATACATTATTTCAGGCAATGATTAATGAAGGATGTTTTATGGATCGGGAAGCTTTCACTGCTCTTTTGTCTGCCTACAGCCGAAGTGGCCTTTTTGAGAAAGCATTTTACATTCTTAATCAGATGAAGAACACCCGTGGCTGTTCACCTGATGTCTTCACTTATTCAATCCTCATAAAGTCTTGCCTTCAAGTCTATGATTTTTGTAAAGTTAAATCGCTTCTTTCTGACATGGAAATTGAGGGAATCAGACCCAACACAATCACATACAATACTCTCATTGATGCCTATGGAAAATCAAAAAA GTTTGCCGAGATGGAATCATTATTCACACAAATGCTGAGGCAACAAGAGTGTGAACCTGATGTATGGACCATGAATTCCACACTGCGTGCTTTTGGTGGTAGTGGACAGATTGAAATGATGGAGAAATGTTACGAGAAGTTTCAAAGTGCTGGCATTGAACCCAACATCAAGACATTTAACATACTCCTTGATTCTTATGGAAAAACCGGAAACTATGACAAAATGGGAGCCGTAATGGAATACATGCAAAGATATCACTTTTCATGGACCCTTGTCACTTACAATATTGTCATAGATGCATTTGGGAAAGCTGGGGATATAAAACAGATGGAATTTTTGTTTAGGCTGATGCAGTCTGAGAGGATAAAACCAAATCGTGTTACACTTTGTTCACTTGTTAGAGCTTATGGGCTGACCGGTAATGCTGAAAAAATCGCAGCCATTCTGAGATATGTTGAGAATTCAGATGTTACTCTTGATACAGTGTTTTTCAACTGTTTAGTGGATGCTTATGGCATGATGGGTTGCCTTGCAGAGATGAAAGGTGTGCTTGAGATGATGAGAAGGAGAGGTTgtatacctgataaaatcacaTATAGAACCATGATAAAAGCATATTCAATTGGTGGTATGTCAACCTATGCCAAGAAGCTCCAAAGTGAACTTGCTTTATTGTAG